Proteins found in one Nerophis ophidion isolate RoL-2023_Sa linkage group LG21, RoL_Noph_v1.0, whole genome shotgun sequence genomic segment:
- the LOC133539440 gene encoding sororin-like: protein MKGRTPPSQKKTMDAGRLDVSFQQRRSPRLTSPSVNTSSNMAAVKRSIIVRKIVARKTTAASEQDKENTPRRSPVVAPLCKRPSGAKKQAAMPSPILPPASSPARPEPQEAPQDAVWSQKVRRSYSRLSGKSFNSPNSRETLFGFEKLQTPEVGRSVGRTILGLEVSSSSYSSMMDAEDRDPDLAEPDANIPGVSLVKEKRNRRKVKKMDVKELDALADQMNAEFEKAEEFELVVE, encoded by the coding sequence ATGAAGGGACGAACACCTCCGAGCCAGAAAAAAACAATGGACGCCGGTCGCTTGGATGTCTCTTTTCAGCAAAGACGCTCCCCGCGGCTGACTTCTCCCTCGGTAAATACAAGCAGCAACATGGCGGCCGTCAAGCGTTCCATCATCGTCAGGAAAATAGTAGCCAGGAAAACCACGGCTGCGTCCGAGCAAGACAAAGAAAACACGCCGAGACGATCGCCGGTTGTTGCCCCGCTCTGCAAGCGGCCCTCCGGGGCAAAGAAGCAGGCCGCCATGCCGTCACCGATCCTCCCTCCGGCCTCGTCACCCGCCCGGCCTGAGCCGCAGGAGGCTCCACAAGACGCGGTGTGGTCGCAGAAAGTCCGCCGCTCCTACTCCAGGCTGAGCGGCAAGTCCTTCAACAGCCCCAATTCCCGCGAAACTCTTTTCGGCTTTGAAAAGCTGCAGACCCCGGAGGTGGGACGAAGTGTCGGGCGGACCATACTAGGCCTGGAGGTCTCCAGCAGCTCCTATTCGTCTATGATGGACGCCGAGGACCGCGATCCCGATTTGGCCGAGCCGGACGCCAACATCCCCGGGGTGTCTCTGGTCAAGGAGAAGAGGAACCGGAGGAAGGTGAAGAAGATGGACGTGAAGGAGCTGGACGCGCTCGCTGACCAGATGAACGCCGAGTTTGAGAAGGCGGAGGAGTTTGAGCTGGTGGTGGAGTAA